One window from the genome of Lentibacillus daqui encodes:
- the mgsA gene encoding methylglyoxal synthase — MNIALIAHDKKKQDMIRFSIAYQNILCKHTLYATGTTGKLISEATGMSVHRFQSGPLGGDQQIGAMIASNDMDVVIFFRDPLTAQPHEPDVSALMRLCDVHLIPLATNIAAAEITIFALERGDFHWREIVRQKKEPKS; from the coding sequence ATGAATATTGCTTTAATTGCCCATGACAAAAAGAAACAAGATATGATCCGTTTTAGTATTGCCTATCAAAATATCCTATGTAAACATACCCTGTATGCGACAGGGACAACAGGTAAATTGATCAGTGAAGCAACCGGCATGTCTGTCCACCGGTTCCAATCCGGTCCTCTTGGCGGGGATCAGCAAATCGGGGCAATGATCGCCAGTAATGACATGGATGTGGTGATATTTTTCCGTGACCCGCTCACTGCGCAACCGCATGAACCTGATGTTAGCGCGCTAATGCGTTTGTGTGACGTGCATTTAATTCCGTTAGCAACCAATATCGCCGCGGCGGAAATTACGATCTTTGCCCTGGAACGCGGTGATTTTCACTGGCGGGAGATTGTCCGACAGAAGAAGGAACCAAAATCATGA
- a CDS encoding biotin--[acetyl-CoA-carboxylase] ligase: MESTRNKLIKLLAENKDSYISGQLLSEKLSISRAAIWKHMKELEKDGYQIEGKSKKGYRILTFPDKLSENTIQWGLDTFWLGKKVVHKEVTASTQHIAHQLAREGADHGTIVVADEQTSGKGRADHTWHSAKQKGIWMSIILRPAILPYLAPQLTLLTATVIADVLTNYQMTPKIKWPNDLLLNGKKTAGILTEMQAEQDKIQYIVIGIGMNVNQSEEDLPTEIQDRATSLFLESHQHWNIRQLIQTILQTFELAYSEYMDNGFPDVKHKWESYGFKIGQAIRIKTMKECYDATFMGIAEDGALLTKTSNEKIKKLYSAEIDWFG; encoded by the coding sequence ATGGAATCCACCCGAAACAAATTAATCAAGTTGCTAGCTGAAAACAAGGACAGTTATATTTCCGGTCAATTATTATCAGAAAAATTATCGATCTCCAGAGCAGCGATTTGGAAACATATGAAGGAATTAGAAAAAGACGGGTACCAAATTGAGGGCAAGTCCAAAAAAGGCTATCGAATTCTAACCTTTCCTGATAAGTTGAGTGAAAACACAATTCAGTGGGGACTTGATACATTTTGGTTGGGAAAAAAAGTGGTACATAAGGAAGTAACCGCGTCGACACAGCATATTGCCCACCAGTTGGCAAGGGAAGGGGCGGATCATGGTACTATTGTTGTTGCCGATGAACAGACAAGCGGGAAAGGCAGAGCGGATCATACATGGCACTCGGCAAAACAAAAGGGAATTTGGATGAGTATTATTTTGCGCCCTGCTATTTTACCGTATCTGGCACCACAACTTACCTTATTGACGGCTACCGTTATCGCGGATGTTCTAACAAATTATCAAATGACTCCAAAGATCAAATGGCCGAATGATCTGTTGTTAAATGGGAAAAAGACTGCCGGTATCCTTACTGAAATGCAAGCGGAACAGGATAAAATACAATACATTGTGATCGGGATCGGTATGAATGTGAACCAATCTGAAGAAGATTTGCCCACAGAAATACAGGATAGAGCAACCTCGCTGTTTTTGGAAAGCCATCAACACTGGAATATTAGACAGCTTATCCAAACGATCCTGCAAACATTTGAACTTGCATATAGCGAATACATGGACAATGGGTTTCCAGATGTAAAACATAAATGGGAGAGTTATGGTTTTAAAATAGGCCAGGCAATTCGGATCAAAACAATGAAGGAATGCTATGATGCAACATTTATGGGCATTGCTGAAGATGGTGCACTATTAACAAAAACCTCCAATGAAAAAATAAAAAAACTGTATTCAGCAGAAATAGATTGGTTTGGATAG
- a CDS encoding CCA tRNA nucleotidyltransferase, with amino-acid sequence MTNTPGYMIVSWQMKMVISMQTSPFKEAKPILKRLAEHGHQAYFVGGCVRDMLLDRAIGDVDIATSAKPVEVQQIFEKVIPVGIEHGTVIVRHQHESYEVTTFRLEGTYSDNRHPDQVEFIQTIEQDLQRRDFTMNALAMDIDGNIIDPFNGKQDLKYKRICTVGKAAERFQEDPLRMIRAVRFVSQLGFSIEPVTQANMIKFQQQIKGLAVERITTEIAKMFAGKFIQQGIDCLRSTGIYRQLPVMEKYPGILSLLPPSIRPLHSFAEVIALFHIVKPAITIDTWVKHWKCSNKQKQEAVQLVNAWLHYQSLGLDQWLVYRLDRNYFSGFVRLGKNLKNPFAISIDDLERKRKSLPITSLKELAVNGNDIIQLFPNRQKGSWIKRYLSILERKVVYGTLKNNKNELKEWIIWNPPETN; translated from the coding sequence TTGACGAATACACCAGGTTATATGATCGTATCCTGGCAAATGAAAATGGTGATCAGTATGCAGACAAGCCCATTTAAAGAAGCCAAACCAATACTCAAACGGTTAGCAGAACACGGACACCAGGCATATTTTGTTGGTGGCTGTGTTCGGGATATGTTGCTTGACAGAGCAATTGGCGATGTCGATATTGCCACATCAGCCAAACCCGTTGAGGTACAACAGATTTTTGAAAAGGTTATTCCAGTTGGTATTGAGCATGGAACCGTAATTGTTCGCCACCAGCATGAATCGTATGAAGTGACCACCTTTCGTTTGGAAGGAACGTATAGTGATAACCGCCACCCGGATCAGGTTGAATTTATTCAGACGATTGAGCAGGATCTACAACGCCGAGATTTCACCATGAATGCATTAGCAATGGATATTGACGGAAATATTATAGATCCATTTAATGGAAAACAAGATCTGAAATATAAGCGAATTTGTACGGTTGGGAAAGCGGCAGAACGGTTTCAGGAAGATCCGTTACGAATGATTCGGGCAGTAAGATTTGTTAGTCAATTGGGGTTTTCGATAGAGCCTGTAACGCAAGCAAACATGATTAAGTTTCAACAACAAATAAAGGGACTTGCTGTTGAGCGAATTACCACTGAAATAGCAAAAATGTTTGCTGGAAAATTTATTCAACAAGGGATTGATTGTTTACGAAGCACGGGAATTTATCGACAGCTTCCTGTCATGGAGAAATACCCGGGGATTCTTTCCTTACTTCCTCCATCCATTCGCCCGTTACATTCGTTTGCTGAAGTGATTGCGTTATTTCATATTGTGAAACCAGCCATAACGATTGATACCTGGGTGAAACATTGGAAGTGTTCGAACAAGCAAAAACAGGAAGCAGTCCAATTGGTGAATGCCTGGCTCCATTATCAATCACTTGGACTTGACCAATGGCTGGTATATCGATTGGATAGGAACTATTTTTCCGGATTTGTCCGGTTGGGGAAAAACCTTAAAAATCCATTTGCAATATCTATAGACGATCTGGAGCGCAAAAGAAAATCTCTTCCAATTACCTCATTAAAAGAATTGGCAGTAAACGGCAATGATATTATCCAGTTGTTTCCAAATAGACAAAAGGGTTCCTGGATCAAGCGTTATTTATCCATTTTAGAGCGTAAAGTAGTGTACGGTACATTAAAAAATAATAAAAATGAATTGAAGGAGTGGATAATATGGAATCCACCCGAAACAAATTAA
- the bshA gene encoding N-acetyl-alpha-D-glucosaminyl L-malate synthase BshA, translating to MKKIGITCYPTVGGSGIIATELGMLLAEAGNEIHFITSSLPFRLDHVHPRIYYHEVELNHYPVFQYPPYDLALASKMAEVIDQEKLDILHVHYAMPHAICALLAKQIANRDVKIVTTLHGTDITVLGIDRTFKNMIKHGIEGSDAVTAVSHSLVRQTIDMLGVHKDISVIYNFVNEQEYHKRKSMNVRQQYGIEPDEKVLIHISNFRKVKRVPDVIRTFHIIQKHVKSKLLLVGDGPEYSDCRQLVDQLHLQDQVLFLGKQKNVSELLSISDLKLLLSEKESFGLVLLEAMSCEVPAIGTNVGGIPEVITHGETGYIVEPGDLEQAAVYAISLLQDESMLQDFSVKALNRARTVFHSRKIVDEYTRLYDRILANENGDQYADKPI from the coding sequence ATGAAAAAGATAGGCATTACTTGTTATCCAACAGTAGGGGGTTCGGGGATCATTGCAACGGAACTAGGCATGTTGCTCGCTGAAGCAGGAAACGAGATTCATTTTATTACATCAAGTTTACCGTTTCGCCTTGATCACGTTCATCCCAGAATTTACTATCACGAAGTTGAACTTAATCACTATCCGGTATTTCAATATCCACCATATGATCTGGCACTTGCCAGCAAAATGGCCGAAGTCATCGATCAGGAAAAATTGGATATATTACATGTGCACTACGCGATGCCACACGCCATTTGTGCACTGCTGGCGAAACAAATCGCAAATCGTGATGTGAAAATCGTGACAACATTACACGGGACTGATATTACCGTTTTGGGAATCGATCGCACATTCAAGAATATGATCAAGCATGGAATTGAAGGATCTGATGCGGTAACTGCGGTCTCCCATAGTTTGGTCAGACAGACGATTGATATGCTGGGTGTGCATAAGGACATTTCGGTTATTTATAATTTCGTTAATGAACAGGAATACCATAAACGAAAATCAATGAATGTTAGACAACAATACGGGATTGAACCTGATGAAAAAGTGTTAATACACATCTCCAATTTCCGTAAAGTCAAACGAGTTCCAGATGTGATTCGTACATTCCATATAATTCAAAAGCACGTGAAATCAAAATTATTGCTGGTTGGTGATGGGCCTGAGTACTCCGATTGTCGACAATTGGTTGATCAATTACATCTGCAGGATCAGGTTTTGTTTCTTGGCAAACAAAAAAACGTTAGTGAACTGTTGTCGATCTCTGATTTAAAGCTGCTATTATCGGAAAAAGAAAGCTTTGGCCTGGTTTTATTAGAGGCAATGTCATGCGAGGTACCTGCCATTGGTACGAACGTTGGCGGCATACCGGAAGTAATTACACATGGTGAAACAGGTTATATTGTTGAACCAGGGGATTTGGAACAAGCTGCAGTATACGCGATTTCGCTATTGCAGGATGAATCCATGTTACAGGATTTTTCTGTAAAAGCACTCAACCGTGCGCGGACGGTATTTCATTCGCGTAAAATCGTTGACGAATACACCAGGTTATATGATCGTATCCTGGCAAATGAAAATGGTGATCAGTATGCAGACAAGCCCATTTAA
- the dinG gene encoding ATP-dependent DNA helicase DinG, giving the protein MDKYVVIDLETTGHTPIQNDKIIEVGIVTIENNEITNTFSTFFNPERKIPTFITNLTGISDDDVAEAPIFKDKADEIANMFADGYLIAHNVPFDLGFLNEELAAQNKPRLTNPVLDTVELARILYPQAPSFKLGQISHYLNIYHDDPHRALSDAYVTAKLFLKLKQKLESLPYETIDGLLKLEKTLKSDIYPLLYKQHKKLAFSTEIDDDIMIFQGLAFKKFSDKKSEQTKVNVSFGEYLDAIYEENGTLPLQMEHYEKRAEQREMSEAIFDAFQSHKHALMEAETGTGKSLAYLLPAVYEAVNQKQRIVISTYTTQLQSQLLDEEIPLIQQLVPFPFKVALLKGKRHYISLEKFAHEMSLEQTDNYDVTLTKAMILVWLTETNSGDIDEIQLPSSGYLFFKRVCVDAEGYADPASPWFQKSFYQHARRQAQKANLIITNHSLLCTDIFNDYQFLPSYDKAIIDEAHHFEETASKHYGLKLDYASIHYRLNQIGSTEENNWLGGLLAQYPVDPNESFLLNWNTIFQQTKYEVDDLFRFLFQYVLDQQRKQKSYSDIGRIQYRFENGKEQAGHWKVVKEMTTRLTFYFRDLIHILAQLEQMIESREGLDKNDKEAIQSVMETIQHLIDQLEQLFLLEDDSQDVKWIEIDANGAKNAVYLYSEPVAIAGSLAKDFFDRKQSVVLTSATLTMKQSFSFIQNRLGLTDERLITKKIQSPFAYGDQVQLMVPNDFPDVRMGNSEDYIYSVCESILSLAEITQGRMLVLFTSYDMLRKSYNVLKETMDLSTFMLIAQGISSGSRSRLKKNFVHYDRTILLGTSSFWEGVDIPGEDLSCLVIVRLPFEPPDHPIVQAKSDRLKNDGKNAFMELSLPNAVIRFKQGFGRLIRSANDRGIVFVCDARLIKARYGKYFTDSIPDVPITFDSTINLIEKANEWF; this is encoded by the coding sequence ATGGATAAATACGTCGTTATCGATCTGGAAACAACTGGTCATACACCGATACAGAATGATAAAATCATTGAAGTCGGAATTGTCACGATTGAAAACAATGAAATCACAAATACTTTTTCGACCTTTTTCAATCCGGAACGCAAAATTCCGACATTTATAACAAACTTAACGGGAATATCGGATGATGATGTTGCAGAAGCACCGATATTTAAAGATAAAGCGGATGAGATAGCCAATATGTTTGCAGATGGTTACTTGATAGCACATAATGTACCGTTTGATTTAGGCTTCTTGAATGAAGAATTGGCTGCACAAAACAAACCAAGGTTAACCAATCCAGTACTTGATACGGTGGAGCTTGCGCGTATCTTGTATCCACAAGCACCAAGCTTTAAATTAGGTCAAATCAGTCATTATCTGAACATTTATCATGATGATCCACATCGGGCTTTATCTGATGCATATGTGACGGCAAAATTATTTTTGAAACTGAAGCAAAAACTTGAATCATTACCTTATGAAACCATCGATGGGTTGTTGAAATTAGAAAAAACGCTAAAATCGGATATTTATCCGTTATTGTATAAACAGCATAAAAAGTTAGCATTTTCAACTGAAATTGACGATGATATAATGATTTTTCAAGGATTGGCATTCAAGAAGTTTTCCGACAAAAAAAGTGAACAAACCAAAGTCAATGTTTCTTTTGGGGAGTATCTGGACGCAATATACGAAGAAAACGGTACACTCCCATTGCAAATGGAGCATTATGAAAAAAGAGCTGAACAACGGGAAATGTCTGAGGCTATTTTTGATGCTTTTCAATCACACAAGCACGCACTAATGGAGGCGGAGACAGGAACAGGGAAATCGTTGGCATATCTGCTCCCTGCTGTTTATGAAGCAGTGAATCAGAAACAACGTATTGTCATAAGTACCTATACAACACAATTACAGTCACAGTTGCTCGATGAAGAGATCCCGCTAATTCAGCAACTGGTTCCTTTTCCTTTTAAGGTAGCACTCCTAAAGGGAAAAAGACACTACATAAGCCTTGAAAAATTCGCGCATGAGATGTCTTTGGAACAAACGGATAATTATGATGTCACCCTAACCAAAGCAATGATCCTTGTTTGGCTGACGGAAACCAATTCTGGAGACATAGACGAGATTCAATTGCCTTCAAGTGGGTATTTATTTTTTAAGCGTGTTTGTGTAGATGCAGAAGGTTATGCTGACCCTGCTTCACCATGGTTCCAAAAATCTTTTTATCAGCATGCAAGAAGACAGGCGCAAAAGGCGAACCTGATCATTACCAATCATTCGTTGTTATGTACCGATATATTTAACGATTATCAATTTCTTCCGAGTTACGATAAAGCGATCATTGATGAAGCACATCACTTTGAAGAAACGGCTTCCAAACATTATGGTCTAAAGCTTGATTATGCTAGTATTCATTATCGTTTAAATCAGATTGGTTCAACTGAAGAGAATAATTGGCTCGGAGGATTGCTGGCTCAATACCCTGTCGATCCAAATGAATCATTTTTGCTGAACTGGAATACCATTTTTCAGCAGACAAAGTATGAGGTGGATGATTTATTTCGCTTTTTGTTTCAATATGTTCTGGATCAGCAGCGAAAACAAAAATCATACAGTGATATTGGGAGGATCCAATACCGCTTTGAAAACGGAAAAGAACAAGCTGGACATTGGAAAGTAGTAAAAGAAATGACAACCAGATTGACCTTTTATTTCCGTGACTTAATTCATATATTGGCACAATTGGAGCAAATGATTGAATCCCGGGAAGGACTGGATAAAAACGATAAAGAGGCGATCCAATCTGTGATGGAAACCATTCAGCATTTGATTGATCAGCTTGAACAATTGTTTTTACTTGAAGATGACAGTCAGGATGTCAAATGGATCGAAATCGATGCAAATGGAGCGAAGAATGCTGTTTATTTGTATAGTGAGCCGGTTGCGATCGCCGGGTCGCTGGCCAAGGATTTTTTTGACCGGAAACAAAGTGTTGTGTTAACAAGTGCGACATTGACGATGAAGCAATCTTTTTCATTTATCCAAAATCGGTTGGGATTAACAGACGAGCGGTTAATCACTAAAAAAATTCAGTCTCCGTTTGCTTATGGAGATCAGGTACAACTAATGGTTCCGAATGATTTTCCTGATGTACGGATGGGAAATAGCGAGGATTATATTTATTCCGTATGTGAGTCGATCCTGTCACTGGCAGAAATTACCCAGGGCAGGATGCTTGTCCTGTTTACGTCCTATGACATGCTTAGAAAATCATACAATGTATTAAAAGAAACCATGGATTTATCAACATTCATGTTAATTGCGCAGGGTATATCCAGTGGAAGCAGATCAAGATTAAAGAAAAACTTTGTTCATTATGATCGAACCATTTTGCTTGGTACCAGCTCATTTTGGGAAGGTGTTGACATTCCTGGTGAGGATTTATCATGCCTTGTTATTGTCCGACTTCCATTTGAGCCACCGGATCATCCAATTGTTCAGGCGAAATCTGACCGTTTAAAAAATGATGGCAAGAATGCATTTATGGAACTTTCTTTACCAAATGCTGTGATTCGATTTAAACAAGGGTTTGGCCGTCTCATCCGCTCGGCAAATGATCGAGGGATTGTTTTTGTTTGTGATGCTCGTTTAATCAAAGCCAGATACGGTAAATATTTTACTGATTCCATCCCGGATGTACCAATTACATTTGATTCGACCATAAACTTAATTGAAAAAGCGAATGAGTGGTTTTAA
- a CDS encoding cell wall elongation regulator TseB-like domain-containing protein, with the protein MITRYTKVKPYSHAGVPTWLKWVVIIVCLVILISLIYFTYLYHTILQDKTDGFAETQAYVLKNTNITEIEDITRFQADQGYTIVLGKAKDQKEQYVFVPEKKGAKTVVIDAKKTKEKQDIINQWQKQCDQCKLVKVTPAMIDEKPLWEVTYWQGSDNYIMDYLSIYDGDRFEQIRLKSMFN; encoded by the coding sequence ATGATAACAAGATATACGAAAGTTAAGCCTTATTCACATGCTGGTGTACCGACCTGGCTAAAGTGGGTTGTTATTATTGTATGTCTTGTTATTCTTATTAGTTTGATCTATTTCACCTATTTGTATCATACGATTTTGCAGGATAAAACAGACGGATTTGCGGAAACACAAGCTTATGTGCTGAAGAATACGAACATAACTGAAATTGAGGACATTACCCGTTTTCAAGCTGATCAGGGCTATACGATCGTTTTGGGTAAGGCCAAGGATCAAAAGGAGCAATACGTGTTTGTTCCGGAAAAAAAAGGTGCAAAAACGGTTGTCATTGATGCGAAAAAGACAAAAGAGAAACAGGACATCATTAACCAGTGGCAGAAGCAATGCGATCAATGTAAATTAGTTAAAGTTACCCCGGCAATGATTGATGAAAAGCCATTGTGGGAAGTCACATATTGGCAGGGTTCAGACAACTATATAATGGATTATTTATCGATTTACGATGGAGATCGATTTGAACAGATTCGCTTAAAAAGTATGTTTAATT